The Clostridia bacterium genome contains the following window.
CCGACCACGAAGCGGCCGGTGGGATTGATCAGGATGCGGGTCTTCTCGTCGATCAGTCCGGCGGGAATGGTCGGATAGATGACGTTTTCGATGATTCCCTTACGGAGCGTTTCGAGCGAAACGTCGGCTTTGTGCTGCGAGGAAACGACGACGGTGTCGATGCGCTGCGGCTTGCCGTCGACGTATTCGACCGTGACCTGAGTCTTTCCGTCAGGGAAGAGATAGGGCAGAGTGCCGTTCTTTCTGACGGCGGTAAGACGCTTGGCGAGCTTGTGAGCGAGGGAAATGGCGAGCGGCATAAGCTCGGGCGTTTCGTCGCAGGCGAAGCCGAACATAATGCCCTGGTCGCCGGCGCCGCCGCCGATGCTTTCGCTGTCGGCCTTGTCCTCGAGCGACTTGTCGACGCCCATGGCGATGTCGGGAGACTGCTCGTCTATGGAAGTGACGACCGCGCAGGTGTCGGCGTCGAAGCCGCACTCGCTCGTGTAGCCGATGTCGCGGAGCGCCTTTCTGACTATGCCGGGAATGTCGGCGTAAGAAGTTGTGGTGATCTCGCCCATAACGCTGACGATGCCGGTGGTCGCGGTGGTCTCGCAGGCAACGCGCGCGTTGGGGTCGTTGGCGATTATCGCGTCGAGGACGGAATCGGAGATACGGTCGCAGACCTTATCGGGATGCCCCTCGGTAACGGATTCGCTGGTGAAAAGATATCTGCTCATACTTTTTTCCTCCTGTATGTTAAAATCTAAATATGTTGTGGTTTCCATCTGAATATATTACAACATGTTGCGTTCAATGTCAAGTGAAATTGCTTAAAATATACCGGCTATTCCGTAAGAAATGCATGTGACGGCGACGCCGGCTACGAGAACGCCGAGAATAACGGCGAGAAACGCCTTTTTGAAGCGTATCCCGAGAAAGTTCGCGACGAGCGAACCGGTCCACGCGCCGGTTCCCGGCAGCGGGATAGCGACGAAAACCGCGAGTCCGAGGAACGACAGGTTTTCGCGCTTTTCCGACTTGACCTCGGCTCTGCGTTCCGCCCACAGCGCCATCTTGCGCGTGATCTTAAAACGCTTCAGCCAGCCGATGATCTTGTGGATGAAAAGCAGTATGAACGGCGCGGGTATCAGATTCCCGATAACAGCGATGCCGAAGGACTGCCAGAAGGGCAGACCCAATACGCACCCGAGAGGTATAGCTCCGCGCAGCTCGATGATCGGTATCATCGAGCAGAAGAAGACCGCGAGCTGCGGCGGGAACGTTTCGGTAAAAAATGTTTTAATCGCGTCGATCAAGTTTTCACCTCAATTATCACTCGGTTACTCCCGTTTTGTTCAGAATGAGCATAACGGGCTTGAAAAGCAGGCCGGTAACTGCGGCGTTGATGCCGAATTTGACGAGATTGAACGGGATTATCGGGAAGGGCAGCAGGGTAATCACTATCGAACGCGCCATTCCGGTGTAAATAGGCGTGAATATTATGTTCATCGGCACCATTACGGCGGTTGCGATAAGGACGGCGGCTCCGAGACCGACGATCGCGGAAACGAGCGTGCGGCGCTTTCTGTAGATTATTCCGCAGACGAAAGCCGCGGTCCCGGTAGCGACTATGTGCATGATGATACCGAGGTTGAAGCCGCTTATCACAAGCCCCTGCACCAGCGATACTACGACCGTAAGCACGATCGACCAGAGCGGCGATATCGCGAGAGAGCAGATGAAAATCATTATATCCGCGGGATCGTATTCGAGATACGGCGCCGACGGGAATATCGGTATGTGCACAAGATACACGAGTACGATCGAAATCGCCGCGAACATCGCCAGTACGGCGACGGTTTTCAGATCAATGCGCTGCTTTTTCATTTTTTGTTCCTCCACATAAAGAAATGCCCGCGTAAACCGGGGCATGACTAATAACGGAGAAAACAAATCTTTTCTCATCCGGACTTCAGACCGCTTCCGGTCAACACCGTCGGTCACGGAATTTCACCGTGTCGGCTCCGGACGCGCCGGAGTTAGCGGACTTTCACCGCCGGTGGGGAATCTCACCCCGCCCCAAAGATTTACAATGACAGTATATTACTTCATCGGGAAAATGTCAAGAGAAATCATTTAACAAACATCCCGCGTGATTTTTTTACGAAAATATCAAAATACGCTTGCAAAATGGTCACGTTGCAGATATAATATAACCGATATGGTATTTAATGCCTAATTCCGTATTTGGAGGTACCGATGAAAAAAGTATTTGCTTTGATTCTTGCGCTCGGAATGCTTATGCTCGGGCTTACCGGCTGCTATCCGATCGGCCAGCAGCAACAGCAGGCCCCTCAGGGCTCGCAGGCTCAGCAGGCGGCGCCGAACTGGACCAGCTATCTGACGCTGCTTATCCCCGTGGTCTTCATCATTCTCATGTGGCTGTTCCTCATCAGGCCGCAGAGAAAGAAGGAGAAAAAAGCGAAAGAAATGCTCAAGACTCTGACCGTCGGCGATGAAGTCGTTACCATCAGCGGCGTCGTCGGCAGGATCGTTCAGGTCAAGGACGACGGCTTCGTCATCGAGTCCGGCGTTGACCGCACGAAGTTCAGAGTCAAGAGATGGGCCGTTCAGGAAAAGGTAGTCCACGAGAGCAACTGATAACGCAGTTTCCGTCATAATCCGTCCGCGTCCGGAATAATATGTTCCGGAGGTGTACCGTATGGACGGAAATAATACGCGGCTGTTTTCCGCGGCCGGATTGAAGATAACGCTGAAGGGCGTTTTGGCGGGACTCGCCGTTAGCGTCCTGCTGATGCTGATTTTCGCCGGAGTGATACTCTGGCTTTCGCTTCCGATCGTCTGGGCGACCGTGCTCGCGTACGCGGCGACGGCGCTCGGAGCGTTCGCCGGCGGTTTCGTCAGCGGAACCCTTGCCGGAAGCAAGGGGATCAAATTCGGCGCCGTGACCGGCGCGGTAACGTTCGCGGTCGCTTTTCTTGCCGGTATCATCGCCGGCAAAACAGTTCCCGGCGTCGGTTCGATTGCCGTAAGCGCCGGACTGTCCGTCGGTTTCGCCGCCCTGGGCGGGATCGTCGGAGTCAATCGCAGATAAGATTATAAAAATAAAGGAGCAGATCAAAATGAAACACATCAAGACAATCGCAGAAGGCACTCTCAAAAAGAACCGCGATACCCGCGGCTGCGGCGAATGCCAGACTTCCTGCCAGTCCGCCTGCAAGACTTCCTGCACGGTCGGCAACCAGAAGTGCGAGAACAAGAAATAAGAGCGCGAGAGGGCATCGCCGCGATCGGCGGTGCCCGTTTCGGTTTTTTCATCAAAACGATTCATACGGGGCGGACGCACTGAAAAGGCGCTGTCCGCCCGTATTTCCTTATGGGTGATAACTTTGGTACATACTTTCAGACAAAACGGATTGAATATCGCGCTCGACGTGGAGAGCGGAGCGGTGCATCTGCCGGACAACGTTTCCTACGCCGTGCTTTCAGCGTATCCGGACAAGCTGCCGACGGCGGATGAAGCCGCGGAAAAGCTCGGAGCCTCCTTCGGCGAAACTGCCGTGCGTGAAGCGGTCGCGGAGCTTACGGAGCTCGCCGCCGACGATATGCTTTACACCGCGGCGGAGGAGATCCCCGCGCCGGTGTATTCCTCGCTCATGCCGATAAAGGCTATGTGCCTGCACGTCGCGCACGATTGCAACCTGCGCTGCGGCTACTGCTTCGCCTCGCAGGGCGACTACCACGGCGCGCGCGGCATAATGCCGCCCGAAACCGGAAAAAAAGCGATAGACTTCATAACCGCCGCCTCGAAGGGCAGAAAGAATATCGAGATCGACTTCTTCGGCGGCGAACCCACAATGGCGATGAAAACCGTCAGAGAGACCGTCGCTTACGCCAGAAGCATCGAAAAAGAGCAGGGAAAGAACTTCCGCTTCACGCTTACGACGAACGGGCTGCTTCTCAACGACGAGAACATAGACTTCATAAACGCCGAGATGAGCAACGTTGTGCTGTCGCTTGACGGCAGAAGAATTGTCAACGACAGAATGCGCAAATGCGTTGACGGTTCCGGCTCCTACGATATCATAGTTCCGAAGTTCAAAAAGCTCCTCGAAAAGCGCGGAAAAGACAAGAGTTACTACCTGCGCGGAACGTTCACTCGTGAAAACCTCGATTTCGCCGCGGATTTCGAACACATCTACGGTCTCGGCTTCGACGAGATATCCATCGAACCGGTAACCGCGCCCGCGGACAAAAGCTACGCGCTCCGCGACGAAGATCTGCCGCGCATCGCCGAGGAGTATGAGAAACTGACGAACGTCATCCTCAAGCTCCGCGCCGAAGGCAAAAAGGTCAACTTCTTCCACTTTATGGTCGACCTCGACGGCGGACCCTGCGCGGTCAAGCGTCTCAAGGGGTGCGGCGCGGGCAACGAATACGCCGCTGTCGCTCCCGACGAAAGCATCTATCCCTGCCACCAGTTCGTCGGTATGGACGAGTATAAGATCGGCTCTCTCGACGAGGGTATCGTCCGCGACGATATCCGCGGGGTATTCGCCCGGTCGAGCATTATGTCGAAGCCGAAGTGCGCGGACTGCTTTGCGAAATACAACTGCAGCGGCGGATGCGCCGCCGGCAATATTTTCTACGGCGGCGGCATCGACTCGCCGAACGAACAGGCCTGCTTCATGCAGAAAAAGCGCCTCGAATGCGCTCTGCTGCTGAAGGCGGCGGAGGCGGGCGCGCCCGTCGAGTTCTGATCAGGAGGTCTCTATGAAAAACATCGGCTTTATCGGATGCGGAAATATGGCTTCCGCCATGATCGGCGGAATACTGAAAACGGGTTACGATCCCGTGAAAATCAACGTGTTTGATATCGACGCCGCTAAGGCGGACGCTTTCGGCAAACGCGGCGTCAGCGTCCGCGCCGACGAAACGGACGTCGCGAGGAACAGCGACTTCGTCGTCCTCGCCGTCAAGCCGCAGGTGATGAAGCCTCTGCTCGAAAAGCTCGGCGCCAGCAACGAAAACGCCGTCTACGTTTCCATCGCCGCCGGCGTTAGCGTCGCGAGCGTGAAACGGTTCCTCGGTTACGACGCGAAGGTCGTCCGCGTTATGCCGAACACCTCGCTGCTTATGGGACTTGGCGCGACCGCGGTTTCGCATTCCGCGCCTGTCAGCGGCGAAGAATTCGAATTCGTAAAAACGCTTTTCGCGTCCTCCGGCATCGTCGAGGAGGTCGGCGAGGATATGATGAACTCCGTCATCAGCGTCAACGGCAGCAGTCCGGCTTACGTCTACTACCTGGCGAAAGCCGTCGCGGACGGCGCGGAAAAGCAGGGGATAGACCGCGCTACCGCACTCCGTCTGTTCGCTAAAGTGCTGGAGGGCAGCGCGAAGATGCTGACCGATTCCGGCATTACTCCCGAAGAGCTCATCGACCGCGTCTGCTCCAAGGGCGGCACGACCATCGAGGCCGTCAACGTCCTCGACGCGCGCGGCGTTCACGACGCCGTGATCGAGGGAATGGAGGCCTGCACGCGCCGGGCGGAAGAGCTCGATCTGAAATAACTGTCATATGACTGCCCGTCCCGTCATACTTTTTACAAAAGGTGGGACGAGCAATGAAAAGGAAATTACCTCAGATAATCTTCACGCCCCGAGTGGCGAAGCGGAAAAACGCGAAAGACAAGCCGTTTGCGCGATACCTGACAAACGGATACTTTCTGTTTCTCGCGGGGATAATCCTCGGCTGCGTCGTCAGCGGCTTCGCGAAGCTGCCCGACTTTCTCGGCGGCGGAACGCGTCTCGCGGCGATACTTTCGGGCGCGGAGCCGTTTGACTTCGGCGAGTACTTTTTCGACAGCTTCGCGCTGTGTATGACCACAGTCGCGATAGTCTTCACCCTCGGCTTCACAGCCGCGGCAGCGCCCGTGATATACGCCGTTCCGGCGTTCCGCGGCATCGGCTTCGGCGTGATGATGACGGGGATATACTCCGCCTTCGACCTGAAGGGCGCGCTCATCTGCATCGTCGCGGTAGCGCCATACGCCGCGATAACCGTCGTTTCGCTCTGCGTGCTTTCCATGGACGCCGTGCTTATATCCGGTTCGCTGACGCGGTTCCTTTTCGCTGGCGACGTTTCCGGCGTGAATACTCCGCGCCTGCGCGGATACTTCGTTAAACTTGTATTATCCTCGGCCGCTGCCGCTCTCGGCGCGCTCGTTCACTGTCTCGGAGTGAAGCTGCTCCTGCCGGTGATGTGAGGATTCTTGAAAGGAAGTCAAAATGGGACTTATAAGCAAATACTACGACCAGACGCGCGAGGGGAGAGGCGTATCGAAGGACGACCGCCGCGATAAAGGACTGTTCAACTTCTTCGACGTCTACACGACGAATTTCTGGAAGCTTACGCTGCTCGGACTGATGTGGCTCCTTTTTTCGATACCGGTCGTCACTATGCCTGCGGCGACCTGCGCTTTCGTCTACGTCATTCGCAATATGGTACGCAAAAAGGGCGTATTCCTCTGGAGCGACTTCGTCGAAATATTCACGAAGTATTTCTGGAAGTCTCTTCCGCTCGGAATAGCCGACCTTGTCGTATACGCGCTTTCGTTCATCGCGCTGCGGTGGTACGGAATAATGGGCGGTCTGATAATTTACGAAGGCGTATTCGCGCAGCCGAGTTTCTTTTATCTCCTCGGCTTCGGAGTTGTCTTCGCCTTCGCGGCGACCTATACGATGATGCGTATGTATACCTATATGCAGCTCGTTTCGTTCGATTTCGGATACGTCAAGATATTCAAGAACGCTTTTTTCCTTGCGTGTCTCGGATTTTTCAGAAACCTGATGGTCGTGCTGGTGCGTCTGTTGATACTTGTGATACTCTACTATATCGCCACGATAGGCAGCAGTGTCGGCATTGGAATAGTCATCGTCATAACGCCGCTTATAGTCGTCGGCTTCCGTGGATATCTTATAAACTACAACTCTTTCGCGGTAATCTACAAATACATTGTCGGTCCCTACGAAGAGGAGCAGGCGCAGCTCGCGAAGGAATCCGGAGAAGCGGAGGACGAGCCGATTTTCTCCGATACGGGCAGCAATAAAAAGTAAACATCGACGGAGCCGTAAAAAACGCGGCTCCGTTTTTTATAAAAATGTTGCTTTTACGCGGGAATTGTTGTATAATGGTCTCCGTGAAAATATTCACACGATTCGTCGTAATAATCACGAAGGAAGGCAGCAATATGAAAAAGATCATTTCAATCCTGCTCACGCTTTGCCTGATGCTTCCGTTCGCTGCGGTCCTGCCCGCGAGCGCGGCGTCGTTCGTCGGGACCTTTTTCCCGAACGGCATAGCGAAGCCCGAGCGTCCTATCGCCGATTTCACGTGGCATAACGATATGGACAATCTCGACGACTGGTGGATGTGCGATTTCTACCTCTATCAGGTAACGCCGGAATCCGTCAATAATTTCCTTATGGAGGATCTTATTATTGAGAGCAACGGCGGTAATTTATCCGACGAATACGGTCTGTATTGGTGGAATTCGAGCGTGCAGGTCGATATGCGCGTCGATAACGGTCAGTGGATGTCCGCCGGTGAAGACGGCGCGTGGGATCTGCCGGAAACGTATTCGAGAGTGACGCTCGGAACAAGCATCGGCTATTCTTCAAGCAATCTCTTCTGGTTCGCCAATACCGATTTCGATCTTTATGATTTCCTGCAGCCCGGTATGGTAGTCGGCGGAACGCTCAGTGATGATAACGAATATATCGAAAGAGCGTACTTCGATTTCGATAATCACTCCATCTCCTTCCGCACGCGCTATGCCATAAACTACTTTGAAGCTAAAGACGAAGCCGAACCGCAGGTGATACTCAGTCCGTGGTCCGACGTTACGACCGTCGGCAAAAACGGCAACAACGTCGTTCCCGAGCTCCCGGACGAGCTCGAAGCGCCGGTCATCTCCGACCTGCGCGAAGGCCCCGAGGAGGAATACAGCGTTAAATTCTTCTTCGACAATGTGCTTCCGGAAAGCACCTATCCGACCGAGATAGCCTCTTATATCGGCGGCTACGGTGATCTCGGCGGCTTTGAGGTACAGATACGCATCAACGGCGGCGAATGGTTCGAAGCCGACGTCGTTAACGGTGGATGGTATACCGCCGGCGTCCGCGAGGTGTGGTTCTCCAAGGACGACGTACCGTATAACCCCGGCGATAAGATCGAGCTGCGTGCCAAGATTTCCGGCAACTCGTATTATGAAGAAGGCAGTCCGTGGTCGAATATAATCTCCATTGCGGGAAGCCACGTCAAACCGTATATATCGCTTTACGGCAACGGCTGGGCGAAAAACGGCGACGACATCAACTGGACCTGGGAATCCAACGCTGTTCCGGAATCTCTCTCGCTTGAAGTCAGCGAGACCGGCGAGGAGGGCAGTTGGACTACTCTGAAATCCATCGGTCCCGACGCGGAATTTACCGTTGATTACAAGTCCGAGTATAAAGACAGCGGCAGATACTTCCGCGTCAAGGGCGTATTCGAGGGCGACGAGGTCGTTTACAGCCAGGCTTACTGGACGGAATGGAGCAACTATCCGTACTTCACCGTTTATCCGCATGGTGCGACCGTTCCGAGCGGTCAGAGCTATACGGTGACATGGGACGTCGACCGCCAACACGTTTCCGCCTGGCTCGAAGAATACGACACGGATGCGGAGGATTGGAGAACGGTTCGTGAAGACCTCCCGAAGAGCTTCACTCTCAACGGTAAGTACAATCAGGTCGGCGAATATCGCGTCTGGGTGTCTTTCGACGGCTATGAACCGATATACGAATATTTCGCCGTCAACTGGAGCGGCTTCTATTTCGTCGAGCAGCCGCAGGGCATGAGCGTCCGCATCGGCTACAGCGCCGGCACGTCCTGGCAGACGTCTCACACGCCCGAGAAGATCGAGGTCATGGCTCAGGGCGACAACGGCGAATGGGACGTTGACCAGGGACTGACCGCGCTCGTCGTCGACGACGACTCAATCACCGTTCCCAACGACGGCTGGGACGGTTCGCTTCACCTGAAGATAGTCGCGTGGTATGAAGGCAACGATTACACCAGCGACGATTTCTATATTGAATGGTACTACATGAAGGGCGACTTTGACGACGATAAGGTGATTTCCGTCGCGGACGCGCTCCGTGCGCTCCGCGTCGCCGCGAAGCTCGCTGAATGCACCAACTCCGATCTAAAGATAGGCGATATCGATCTTGATCAGCAGATCACCGTTGCTGATGCGCTGAAGATCCTCCGCGTCGCCGCGAAGCTTGCCGATTACGGTTCCCTGATAACAGTTTAACTGCCCGTATCTATCGGATACAGCCGGCGGGATTTCCGCCGGCTGTATTTTTTTACCCGCGCTTGACTTTGTCCGTTGCATAAAGTATAATTTTATTATCATATTTTGACTCGAGTATCTGAAAGAGGTGTGTTTATGAGAGTTGTCGGAAGGGCGCTTGCATTACTGCTTGTTTTTTCTGTCGCGGGCGGTCTGTTCGCGTATGCGCCCGCGCTGATACCTTCTATCGTTGCAACCGCAGAGGAGATAGATGATTACACCGCTTTTTACACTTCCTTCGATATGGGCGGAGTGAACGGCGAGAACTATTTCGGCGTTCCCATGCGCGGATACTATGATGAAGAGAGGGCGGAGAACGTCCGCACGACAACAGCGAACAACTGGATGATGTCAATGGTCGAAAGTGTTGAAGCGAATACTCCTTCTCCCGCTTCTCGCGTACCCGAGAATCTAACCGAC
Protein-coding sequences here:
- the scfB gene encoding thioether cross-link-forming SCIFF peptide maturase — encoded protein: MVHTFRQNGLNIALDVESGAVHLPDNVSYAVLSAYPDKLPTADEAAEKLGASFGETAVREAVAELTELAADDMLYTAAEEIPAPVYSSLMPIKAMCLHVAHDCNLRCGYCFASQGDYHGARGIMPPETGKKAIDFITAASKGRKNIEIDFFGGEPTMAMKTVRETVAYARSIEKEQGKNFRFTLTTNGLLLNDENIDFINAEMSNVVLSLDGRRIVNDRMRKCVDGSGSYDIIVPKFKKLLEKRGKDKSYYLRGTFTRENLDFAADFEHIYGLGFDEISIEPVTAPADKSYALRDEDLPRIAEEYEKLTNVILKLRAEGKKVNFFHFMVDLDGGPCAVKRLKGCGAGNEYAAVAPDESIYPCHQFVGMDEYKIGSLDEGIVRDDIRGVFARSSIMSKPKCADCFAKYNCSGGCAAGNIFYGGGIDSPNEQACFMQKKRLECALLLKAAEAGAPVEF
- the proC gene encoding pyrroline-5-carboxylate reductase → MKNIGFIGCGNMASAMIGGILKTGYDPVKINVFDIDAAKADAFGKRGVSVRADETDVARNSDFVVLAVKPQVMKPLLEKLGASNENAVYVSIAAGVSVASVKRFLGYDAKVVRVMPNTSLLMGLGATAVSHSAPVSGEEFEFVKTLFASSGIVEEVGEDMMNSVISVNGSSPAYVYYLAKAVADGAEKQGIDRATALRLFAKVLEGSAKMLTDSGITPEELIDRVCSKGGTTIEAVNVLDARGVHDAVIEGMEACTRRAEELDLK
- a CDS encoding small multi-drug export protein, encoding MIDAIKTFFTETFPPQLAVFFCSMIPIIELRGAIPLGCVLGLPFWQSFGIAVIGNLIPAPFILLFIHKIIGWLKRFKITRKMALWAERRAEVKSEKRENLSFLGLAVFVAIPLPGTGAWTGSLVANFLGIRFKKAFLAVILGVLVAGVAVTCISYGIAGIF
- a CDS encoding ECF transporter S component, coding for MKKQRIDLKTVAVLAMFAAISIVLVYLVHIPIFPSAPYLEYDPADIMIFICSLAISPLWSIVLTVVVSLVQGLVISGFNLGIIMHIVATGTAAFVCGIIYRKRRTLVSAIVGLGAAVLIATAVMVPMNIIFTPIYTGMARSIVITLLPFPIIPFNLVKFGINAAVTGLLFKPVMLILNKTGVTE
- the scfA gene encoding six-cysteine ranthipeptide SCIFF, which encodes MKHIKTIAEGTLKKNRDTRGCGECQTSCQSACKTSCTVGNQKCENKK
- a CDS encoding TIGR04086 family membrane protein, whose product is MDGNNTRLFSAAGLKITLKGVLAGLAVSVLLMLIFAGVILWLSLPIVWATVLAYAATALGAFAGGFVSGTLAGSKGIKFGAVTGAVTFAVAFLAGIIAGKTVPGVGSIAVSAGLSVGFAALGGIVGVNRR
- the yajC gene encoding preprotein translocase subunit YajC, which gives rise to MLGLTGCYPIGQQQQQAPQGSQAQQAAPNWTSYLTLLIPVVFIILMWLFLIRPQRKKEKKAKEMLKTLTVGDEVVTISGVVGRIVQVKDDGFVIESGVDRTKFRVKRWAVQEKVVHESN
- a CDS encoding dockerin type I repeat-containing protein, producing the protein MKKIISILLTLCLMLPFAAVLPASAASFVGTFFPNGIAKPERPIADFTWHNDMDNLDDWWMCDFYLYQVTPESVNNFLMEDLIIESNGGNLSDEYGLYWWNSSVQVDMRVDNGQWMSAGEDGAWDLPETYSRVTLGTSIGYSSSNLFWFANTDFDLYDFLQPGMVVGGTLSDDNEYIERAYFDFDNHSISFRTRYAINYFEAKDEAEPQVILSPWSDVTTVGKNGNNVVPELPDELEAPVISDLREGPEEEYSVKFFFDNVLPESTYPTEIASYIGGYGDLGGFEVQIRINGGEWFEADVVNGGWYTAGVREVWFSKDDVPYNPGDKIELRAKISGNSYYEEGSPWSNIISIAGSHVKPYISLYGNGWAKNGDDINWTWESNAVPESLSLEVSETGEEGSWTTLKSIGPDAEFTVDYKSEYKDSGRYFRVKGVFEGDEVVYSQAYWTEWSNYPYFTVYPHGATVPSGQSYTVTWDVDRQHVSAWLEEYDTDAEDWRTVREDLPKSFTLNGKYNQVGEYRVWVSFDGYEPIYEYFAVNWSGFYFVEQPQGMSVRIGYSAGTSWQTSHTPEKIEVMAQGDNGEWDVDQGLTALVVDDDSITVPNDGWDGSLHLKIVAWYEGNDYTSDDFYIEWYYMKGDFDDDKVISVADALRALRVAAKLAECTNSDLKIGDIDLDQQITVADALKILRVAAKLADYGSLITV
- a CDS encoding DUF624 domain-containing protein, with amino-acid sequence MGLISKYYDQTREGRGVSKDDRRDKGLFNFFDVYTTNFWKLTLLGLMWLLFSIPVVTMPAATCAFVYVIRNMVRKKGVFLWSDFVEIFTKYFWKSLPLGIADLVVYALSFIALRWYGIMGGLIIYEGVFAQPSFFYLLGFGVVFAFAATYTMMRMYTYMQLVSFDFGYVKIFKNAFFLACLGFFRNLMVVLVRLLILVILYYIATIGSSVGIGIVIVITPLIVVGFRGYLINYNSFAVIYKYIVGPYEEEQAQLAKESGEAEDEPIFSDTGSNKK
- a CDS encoding methionine adenosyltransferase, with the protein product MSRYLFTSESVTEGHPDKVCDRISDSVLDAIIANDPNARVACETTATTGIVSVMGEITTTSYADIPGIVRKALRDIGYTSECGFDADTCAVVTSIDEQSPDIAMGVDKSLEDKADSESIGGGAGDQGIMFGFACDETPELMPLAISLAHKLAKRLTAVRKNGTLPYLFPDGKTQVTVEYVDGKPQRIDTVVVSSQHKADVSLETLRKGIIENVIYPTIPAGLIDEKTRILINPTGRFVVGGPVGDSGLTGRKIIVDTYGGYSRHGGGAFSGKDPSK